One genomic region from Solwaraspora sp. WMMD792 encodes:
- a CDS encoding right-handed parallel beta-helix repeat-containing protein, translated as MTTRLRVATHGWGVHRSVGAALRAADVGGTVTIRAGRYREALVLDRAVTLVAEGGPGSVRIVTPVAPVLVVGATVTIRGVVFEAPPTHPGTSDGHAAAVLLDQGSVLLEDCTVVGAGVVVTGTTTATLRRVTIRQVAGDGVQVTDDATVTVTDCVLTGVGGCGLRVVGGRVDVTASRIDGSTGAGVLATGTAQVRLDDCVLTGVRDSAVAARDDARLTVTAGQLVDAHGNAAYLTGRARITMTGVVATGSGYSTVHVGGQARAELAGCELTGSGEHGVAVVDTATVQLTGGRIDGARLAGVHVADRGDLTADGATISGGTGLIVDTAHRPLLRGGAITGTGGVAVQVGDECTTVLAGPTLHGTVHGGPWAVLRCPDPGPRSGQPPGQPAPGQVPAAPAGAPADPADAVARLLHQLDQLVGLDDVKRDVGALVTVMRLVRLRRDAGLPPPPLSRHLVFAGNPGTGKTTVARLYGRILHALGLLTQGHLVEASRSDLVGEYVGHTAPKTTGVFQRARGGVLFIDEAYALAPTGQGADFGAEAVATLVKLMEDHRDDVVVIAAGYPDDMARFVASNPGLASRFTRTLRFPDYRSAELVRIVEAQAEQHRYRLTGSTRDTLTALFDRLPRVDGFGNGRAARHVFQRMTERHALRVATTPGASEDELTDLRPQDVPDDAD; from the coding sequence ATGACCACACGCCTCCGGGTAGCGACGCACGGCTGGGGCGTGCACCGCAGCGTCGGTGCCGCCCTGCGGGCGGCCGACGTCGGCGGCACCGTCACGATCCGCGCCGGCCGCTACCGGGAGGCGCTGGTCCTCGACCGGGCCGTCACCCTGGTCGCCGAGGGCGGACCGGGGTCCGTCCGGATCGTCACGCCGGTCGCCCCGGTGCTGGTGGTCGGCGCTACGGTGACCATCCGTGGGGTGGTGTTCGAGGCACCGCCGACCCACCCGGGTACGTCGGACGGGCACGCCGCCGCCGTGCTGCTCGACCAGGGCAGCGTGCTGCTGGAGGACTGCACGGTCGTCGGTGCCGGCGTGGTGGTCACCGGCACCACGACGGCGACGCTGCGCCGGGTGACCATCCGGCAGGTCGCCGGCGACGGAGTCCAGGTCACCGACGACGCCACCGTCACGGTCACCGACTGCGTACTGACCGGGGTCGGCGGGTGCGGGCTGCGGGTCGTCGGCGGCCGGGTCGACGTCACCGCCAGCCGGATCGACGGCAGCACCGGCGCCGGGGTGCTGGCCACCGGCACCGCCCAGGTACGGCTCGACGACTGTGTCCTCACCGGGGTACGGGACTCGGCGGTGGCCGCCCGCGACGACGCCCGACTGACCGTCACCGCAGGTCAGCTCGTCGACGCGCATGGCAACGCCGCGTACCTGACCGGGCGGGCCCGGATCACGATGACCGGGGTCGTCGCCACCGGGTCCGGCTACAGCACGGTGCACGTCGGCGGACAGGCCCGCGCCGAACTGGCCGGCTGCGAACTGACCGGCAGCGGCGAGCACGGGGTGGCGGTGGTCGACACCGCGACGGTGCAGCTGACGGGTGGACGAATCGACGGTGCCCGGCTGGCCGGTGTGCACGTCGCCGACCGGGGCGACCTGACCGCCGACGGCGCGACGATCTCCGGCGGCACCGGCCTGATCGTCGACACCGCGCACCGGCCGCTGCTGCGCGGCGGCGCGATCACCGGCACCGGCGGCGTAGCCGTGCAGGTCGGCGACGAGTGCACCACGGTGCTCGCCGGCCCGACGCTGCACGGCACCGTCCACGGCGGACCGTGGGCGGTGCTGCGCTGCCCCGACCCGGGTCCACGCAGTGGGCAACCACCTGGGCAGCCGGCGCCGGGGCAGGTGCCCGCAGCGCCCGCCGGCGCCCCGGCCGACCCGGCCGATGCGGTGGCCCGGCTGCTCCACCAACTCGACCAACTCGTCGGACTCGACGACGTCAAGCGCGACGTCGGTGCCCTGGTCACCGTCATGCGGCTGGTCCGGTTGCGGCGCGACGCCGGGCTGCCGCCGCCACCGCTGAGCCGGCACCTGGTCTTCGCCGGCAACCCGGGGACCGGCAAGACCACCGTGGCCCGCCTGTACGGCCGGATCCTGCACGCGCTGGGCCTGCTCACCCAGGGGCATCTGGTCGAGGCCAGCCGCAGCGACCTGGTCGGTGAGTACGTCGGACACACCGCGCCGAAGACCACCGGCGTCTTCCAACGCGCCCGCGGCGGCGTGCTGTTCATCGACGAGGCGTATGCGCTGGCACCGACCGGGCAGGGCGCGGACTTCGGTGCCGAAGCGGTCGCCACCCTGGTCAAACTGATGGAGGACCACCGCGACGACGTCGTCGTCATCGCCGCCGGCTACCCCGACGACATGGCCCGGTTCGTCGCCTCGAACCCGGGCCTGGCGTCGCGGTTCACCCGTACGCTGCGGTTCCCCGACTACCGGTCGGCCGAGCTGGTCCGCATCGTCGAAGCCCAGGCCGAACAGCACCGCTACCGACTCACCGGCTCCACCCGGGACACCCTGACCGCACTGTTCGACCGGCTCCCCCGGGTCGACGGGTTCGGCAACGGCCGGGCCGCCCGGCACGTGTTCCAGCGGATGACCGAACGCCACGCGCTACGCGTCGCCACGACCCCCGGGGCGAGCGAGGACGAGCTGACCGACCTCCGACCGCAGGACGTGCCCGATGACGCTGACTGA
- a CDS encoding WXG100 family type VII secretion target produces the protein MPDYGVTPLQVQAGAQSAAAIADEISVGLDQLRQYVASLRGAWEGVAQVSFDELMQRWAVDAQNLHNALVGISNGLNTTYQNYVSSETANNQSVQQVLASMPPARLG, from the coding sequence GTGCCCGACTACGGCGTAACCCCGTTGCAGGTGCAGGCCGGCGCACAGAGCGCCGCGGCGATCGCCGACGAGATCTCCGTCGGGCTCGATCAGTTGCGGCAGTACGTGGCGTCGCTGCGCGGTGCCTGGGAAGGCGTGGCGCAGGTGAGTTTCGACGAGCTGATGCAGCGGTGGGCGGTCGACGCCCAGAACCTGCACAACGCGTTGGTGGGGATTTCCAACGGGCTGAACACCACCTACCAGAACTACGTGAGCAGCGAGACGGCCAACAACCAGTCGGTGCAGCAGGTGCTCGCGTCCATGCCGCCGGCCCGGCTCGGCTGA
- a CDS encoding WXG100 family type VII secretion target, which produces MPLMYYVDMDAVRAAITTIRTERDTVDELLTGIEGALDSATAVWSGPAASTFADLSQQLVGANTDLIDAIDAIIGRMQTTVDNYQRTETANYYTVGGS; this is translated from the coding sequence ATGCCGTTGATGTACTACGTCGACATGGACGCGGTGCGTGCCGCGATCACGACCATCAGGACCGAACGCGACACCGTCGACGAGCTGCTGACCGGTATCGAGGGCGCGTTGGACAGCGCCACCGCCGTCTGGTCCGGGCCGGCGGCGTCCACCTTCGCCGACCTGTCGCAGCAGCTGGTCGGCGCGAACACCGACCTGATCGACGCGATCGACGCGATCATCGGCCGGATGCAGACCACCGTCGACAACTATCAGCGGACGGAGACCGCGAACTACTACACCGTCGGGGGGAGCTGA
- a CDS encoding XRE family transcriptional regulator, translating to MSLGAADPDGPDVFAVLLRRYRRAAGLSQQQLAQAAGLGVRTLRDLERGRVGRPQRATVTGLAEALRLRPAEAQRLRRSVSSGRSVSSGQPVSSGQLVDGDPDLELVGLTTPPRVPLPADPPDFSGRGTELDRLAGRMSRSGAVVVVHGPPGIGKTSVVVRAARELAAVLPDGAFFVDLRGTARQPVTSRAAVAQLLADLGVDRRRLPSGLDERLALYEAMTAGRSGVLVLDDARDAAQVRPLLPTGGDWRVLISSRRQLTDLTGADSAAAGSTGVERIALGALPGPDARKLLAGVVGPARLAAEPAAVDELVRICGGLPLALRIAASRLASRPLWTVGGLLDRLRDSRRRLDGLYAGDVEVRAAFMVSYRQLDPDQRTALRRLALLPWPGYDATTVADLLDLDPDLDRAASALAGLVEAGLLTPVPAGGSGSAGTGSGGRFRLHDLLVVFGQERAADEDSLADQQAAVERVRTGLLATVVAAGAWFPSYQEPLDRHRFPAARTPFGSASAALDWCTAQRRAITWALRRTAQHQRHAEIVTVVDAIRGVANRHHHLAPWREVFQAAVESALALGDPAAEARHRDSLGFAFKYQVRQPEQALPEHERARQLHAEIGDRAGYAWSTLYTTGALHRCGRLAEALDRARLAAELFAALGQTQGAVIASYAIGDIQRDLGHPEQAARTHREGLEGLADPAGRDRVNAGMFGYRLGLDLVAVGDLPGAVRVLEQAYATFVAEHHPTGIAECLGALSEVLARLGSPRAVAVATRAVGVCHELGDALREAQAWYALGLVAQAEQRSEDHLRCFDRARSLCAGSADLEVRSLLARLTRQ from the coding sequence ATGAGCCTCGGGGCTGCGGACCCGGACGGACCGGACGTCTTCGCCGTGCTGCTGCGACGGTACCGGCGGGCTGCCGGGTTGAGCCAGCAGCAGTTGGCGCAGGCCGCCGGGCTCGGCGTGCGGACGCTGCGGGACCTGGAACGCGGCCGGGTCGGCCGGCCGCAGCGGGCCACCGTGACCGGGCTGGCCGAGGCGTTGCGGCTGCGGCCGGCCGAGGCACAGCGGCTACGCCGGTCGGTGTCGTCGGGCCGGTCGGTGTCATCCGGCCAGCCGGTGTCGTCGGGCCAGCTCGTAGACGGCGATCCTGACCTTGAACTGGTCGGCCTGACCACGCCGCCGAGGGTGCCGTTGCCGGCGGATCCGCCGGACTTCAGCGGGCGTGGCACCGAACTGGACCGGCTGGCCGGTCGGATGTCGCGGTCCGGGGCCGTGGTGGTGGTGCACGGTCCACCCGGGATCGGAAAGACCAGTGTGGTCGTCCGGGCGGCGCGGGAACTGGCCGCCGTGCTGCCGGACGGGGCGTTCTTCGTCGATCTCCGGGGCACCGCGCGGCAGCCGGTGACGTCACGCGCGGCGGTGGCGCAGCTGCTCGCCGATCTCGGCGTGGACCGACGTCGCCTGCCCAGTGGTCTGGACGAGCGGTTGGCGTTGTACGAGGCGATGACGGCTGGGCGCAGCGGCGTACTGGTCCTCGACGATGCCCGCGACGCCGCGCAGGTGCGGCCGTTGCTGCCGACCGGCGGCGACTGGCGGGTGTTGATCTCCAGTCGTCGGCAGCTGACCGACCTCACCGGCGCCGACTCGGCCGCTGCCGGGTCGACGGGCGTCGAGCGGATCGCGCTCGGTGCGCTGCCCGGCCCCGATGCCCGCAAGCTGCTGGCCGGGGTGGTCGGTCCGGCCCGGCTGGCCGCCGAGCCGGCGGCGGTCGACGAGCTCGTCCGGATCTGCGGCGGCCTGCCGCTGGCGCTGCGGATCGCGGCGAGCCGGTTGGCGAGCCGACCGCTATGGACGGTCGGCGGTCTGTTGGACCGGTTGCGCGACAGCCGGCGGCGGCTCGACGGGCTGTACGCCGGGGACGTCGAGGTCCGCGCCGCGTTCATGGTGTCGTACCGGCAACTCGACCCGGATCAGCGGACGGCGCTGCGCCGCCTGGCGCTACTGCCGTGGCCCGGCTACGACGCGACGACCGTGGCCGACCTGCTCGACCTCGATCCCGACCTCGACCGGGCTGCTTCGGCGTTGGCCGGGCTGGTCGAGGCGGGCCTGCTCACCCCGGTGCCGGCCGGCGGTTCCGGGTCGGCCGGCACCGGCAGCGGCGGCCGGTTCCGGCTGCACGACCTGCTGGTGGTGTTCGGGCAGGAACGGGCGGCGGACGAGGACAGCCTGGCAGATCAGCAGGCGGCCGTGGAGCGGGTACGCACCGGGCTGCTCGCGACGGTCGTCGCCGCCGGTGCCTGGTTCCCGTCGTACCAGGAGCCGCTGGACCGGCACCGGTTCCCGGCCGCCCGCACCCCGTTCGGGTCCGCGTCGGCCGCCCTCGACTGGTGCACCGCGCAGCGTCGGGCGATCACCTGGGCGTTGCGTCGCACGGCCCAGCATCAGCGCCACGCCGAGATCGTCACCGTGGTGGACGCGATCCGTGGTGTCGCCAACCGTCATCATCATCTGGCTCCCTGGCGGGAAGTCTTCCAGGCCGCTGTGGAGTCCGCTCTCGCCCTCGGCGACCCGGCGGCGGAGGCCCGGCACCGCGACTCCCTCGGCTTCGCGTTCAAGTACCAGGTGCGTCAGCCGGAGCAGGCGTTGCCGGAGCACGAGCGGGCCCGGCAGCTGCACGCGGAGATCGGCGACCGGGCCGGGTATGCGTGGAGCACGCTGTACACCACGGGCGCGCTGCACCGCTGCGGCCGGCTGGCGGAGGCGCTCGACCGGGCCCGGCTCGCCGCGGAGCTGTTCGCCGCGCTGGGCCAGACGCAGGGGGCGGTGATCGCCAGCTACGCCATCGGCGACATCCAACGTGACCTGGGGCACCCGGAGCAGGCGGCGCGGACCCATCGCGAAGGGCTGGAAGGGCTCGCCGATCCGGCTGGCCGGGACCGGGTGAACGCCGGCATGTTCGGCTACCGGCTCGGTCTCGACCTGGTCGCGGTCGGGGATCTGCCGGGCGCGGTGCGGGTACTCGAGCAGGCGTACGCGACGTTCGTCGCCGAGCATCATCCGACCGGGATCGCCGAATGCCTCGGCGCGCTCAGCGAAGTGCTGGCGCGACTCGGCAGTCCGCGCGCGGTCGCGGTCGCCACCCGCGCCGTCGGCGTCTGTCACGAGCTGGGCGACGCGCTGCGGGAAGCCCAGGCCTGGTACGCGTTGGGCCTGGTGGCCCAGGCGGAGCAACGTTCCGAGGACCACCTGCGGTGCTTCGACCGGGCCCGGTCGCTGTGTGCGGGGTCGGCGGACCTGGAGGTACGGAGCCTGCTCGCGCGGCTCACCCGGCAGTGA
- a CDS encoding response regulator transcription factor, with amino-acid sequence MTLTDRPTPAEPATPDNRAMPADPAAEPTTPRLVLLLDWASLPAARYAAVAAAAGNRCVVLAVPADEPLDLVGLLRAGVRALVAAGDPVPDLDLAMVAAAAGGRYVSAGLVDRFVASVDEPAPPDRIPLTYRELEVLQGITQGLTHRQVARRIGVTEATVHTYAKRLRRRLDAVNKADLTRRAIELGYAQATPAER; translated from the coding sequence ATGACGCTGACTGACCGACCCACTCCCGCCGAGCCGGCCACGCCCGACAACCGCGCGATGCCCGCCGACCCGGCCGCGGAGCCGACGACGCCGCGGCTGGTGCTGCTGCTCGACTGGGCGTCGCTGCCCGCCGCCCGGTACGCCGCCGTGGCCGCGGCAGCCGGGAACCGCTGCGTGGTCCTGGCCGTACCGGCCGACGAACCGCTGGACCTGGTGGGACTGCTGCGGGCGGGAGTACGTGCGCTGGTCGCCGCCGGCGACCCCGTACCCGATCTCGACCTGGCGATGGTGGCGGCCGCCGCCGGAGGCCGGTACGTCTCGGCCGGACTGGTCGACCGGTTCGTCGCCTCCGTTGACGAGCCGGCACCACCGGACCGGATCCCGTTGACCTACCGGGAACTCGAGGTCCTGCAGGGCATCACCCAGGGCCTGACCCACCGGCAGGTGGCCCGGCGCATCGGCGTCACCGAGGCGACCGTCCACACGTACGCGAAGCGGCTGCGCCGCAGACTCGACGCGGTCAACAAGGCCGACCTCACCCGGCGCGCGATCGAGCTGGGATACGCGCAGGCCACCCCCGCCGAGCGCTGA
- a CDS encoding EsaB/YukD family protein, translated as MAVVVTPTTAGAGAGVSTGAGAGAATGHRCPVTVVGARRRVDLALPVEVPVGEYLGLILDLCEQPTTGAHPQVWSLAPLGRRPLPLDAPLADCAPTEGMVLYLVDVAADEDHEPQVTDIDEVVAEATDELGRRRWNQRAAAATLVAAGVGWLVATIGLATIGPAVFGPETFEPARPVGVELLAVVVGLAVPGLVALARRRGWPLPESLLTGLALTAPLALGCAGAMALGSVSGAAVAASVGGLLAFAAVPSAGTLAVALWIAVAAGCAVPLVVLRPSGAGLLAVVALVGFAMLVAAAPAASRLAMFGQGRPGSVPADDPVTVTAAVRRAYRILAGWTVAAALLTATGLVGVARSSDWAAWLLVGALALALALRAVSHEFAVEAASTLAAAVAGLVTLTLTVAARWPVAVGVGVLVALTLVGCGGWLASRSPLTDRRPRWLLGASTLFVAVALVAALTIWGAVGVMLDLGRSIAS; from the coding sequence GTGGCGGTCGTCGTGACGCCGACCACCGCCGGTGCCGGTGCCGGCGTCAGCACCGGTGCCGGTGCCGGTGCCGCGACGGGACACCGGTGCCCGGTCACCGTGGTCGGTGCCCGCCGCCGGGTGGACCTCGCTCTGCCGGTGGAGGTGCCGGTCGGTGAGTACCTCGGGCTGATCCTCGACCTGTGTGAGCAGCCCACCACCGGCGCCCACCCGCAGGTGTGGTCGCTGGCCCCGCTGGGGCGTCGGCCACTGCCGCTGGACGCCCCGCTCGCCGACTGCGCACCGACCGAGGGCATGGTGCTGTACCTGGTCGACGTAGCCGCCGACGAGGACCACGAGCCGCAGGTGACCGACATCGACGAGGTCGTCGCCGAAGCCACCGACGAGTTGGGGCGGCGGCGGTGGAACCAGCGGGCGGCAGCCGCGACCCTGGTGGCGGCGGGCGTCGGGTGGCTGGTGGCGACGATCGGACTGGCGACGATCGGACCGGCGGTGTTCGGACCGGAAACGTTTGAACCGGCCCGGCCGGTCGGTGTCGAACTGCTAGCCGTCGTCGTCGGGCTGGCCGTACCGGGACTGGTCGCCCTCGCCCGGCGGCGTGGCTGGCCGTTGCCGGAGTCGCTGCTGACGGGCCTGGCCCTGACCGCCCCGCTCGCGCTGGGCTGCGCCGGGGCGATGGCCCTGGGCAGCGTGTCGGGGGCGGCGGTGGCCGCCAGCGTCGGCGGTCTGCTCGCGTTCGCGGCGGTGCCGTCGGCCGGGACGCTGGCGGTGGCGTTGTGGATCGCCGTCGCCGCCGGGTGCGCCGTACCGCTGGTCGTGCTGCGGCCCTCGGGTGCCGGCCTGCTGGCGGTGGTGGCGCTGGTCGGTTTCGCGATGCTGGTCGCCGCCGCGCCGGCCGCCAGCCGGCTGGCCATGTTCGGGCAGGGACGCCCCGGGTCGGTGCCGGCCGACGACCCGGTGACGGTCACCGCGGCGGTACGCCGGGCGTACCGGATCCTGGCCGGGTGGACGGTGGCGGCGGCGCTGCTCACCGCGACCGGTCTGGTGGGGGTGGCCCGCTCGTCGGACTGGGCGGCCTGGCTGCTGGTCGGCGCGTTGGCGTTGGCGTTGGCGTTGCGTGCGGTCAGCCACGAGTTCGCGGTGGAGGCGGCGTCGACGCTCGCCGCCGCCGTGGCCGGCCTGGTGACCCTGACCTTGACCGTCGCGGCCCGGTGGCCGGTCGCGGTCGGGGTGGGCGTGCTGGTGGCGCTGACCCTGGTGGGCTGCGGTGGTTGGCTGGCGTCCCGGTCGCCGCTGACGGACCGCCGACCCCGGTGGCTGCTGGGCGCCTCGACGCTGTTCGTGGCGGTGGCGCTGGTCGCGGCGCTGACGATCTGGGGGGCGGTCGGCGTGATGCTCGACCTGGGCCGGTCGATCGCGTCCTGA
- a CDS encoding WXG100 family type VII secretion target produces the protein MSIDSSFLRVTSAQETAGSYVLSRSAEMEERLSQLKTQLAELESIWTGEAREHYFELRNQWSVAAADLFGPTGVLGMVGHALNTCWDNYTGAEESNRATWRSS, from the coding sequence ATGAGCATCGACAGTAGTTTTCTGCGGGTCACCTCGGCGCAGGAGACCGCCGGTAGCTACGTGCTGTCCCGGTCCGCCGAGATGGAGGAACGGCTCTCCCAGTTGAAGACCCAGCTCGCCGAGTTGGAGTCGATCTGGACCGGTGAGGCCCGGGAGCACTATTTCGAGCTGCGGAACCAGTGGAGTGTGGCCGCCGCTGACCTGTTCGGACCGACCGGTGTGCTCGGCATGGTCGGCCACGCGCTGAACACCTGCTGGGACAACTACACCGGGGCGGAGGAGAGCAACCGGGCGACGTGGCGGTCGTCGTGA
- a CDS encoding response regulator transcription factor codes for MTVEPVPYDVVALVRDPLAGMGVRFLLSEAHRIRDVALRCQVQDLLSGTVPGTSAPRRPTVAVLGVDLPPAQLRRLCDRWPTLVVASATAMSSALAAIRCGARSVLVAGATDPAEMRIALDAVVSGGIHLGRGLQWAPAEPVRAVPARTGSAGAESRQLPALAPREVQTLRLIARGLTHAQAARELGLTAATVDTYVKRIRTKLAVGNKAELTRRAIEFGYVPAQLATTGS; via the coding sequence TTGACCGTCGAGCCGGTCCCGTACGACGTTGTCGCCCTTGTCCGGGATCCGCTGGCCGGCATGGGCGTACGCTTCCTGCTCTCCGAGGCCCACCGGATCCGCGACGTCGCGCTGCGCTGCCAGGTCCAGGACCTGCTCTCCGGTACGGTGCCCGGCACCTCCGCGCCGCGCCGGCCGACGGTGGCGGTGCTCGGCGTCGACCTGCCCCCGGCACAGCTGCGCCGGCTCTGCGACCGGTGGCCCACCCTGGTGGTGGCGTCGGCGACCGCGATGAGCTCGGCGCTGGCCGCGATCCGGTGCGGCGCCCGTTCGGTGCTCGTCGCGGGGGCGACCGACCCGGCCGAGATGCGCATCGCCCTGGACGCCGTCGTGTCCGGCGGAATCCACCTCGGACGGGGCCTGCAGTGGGCGCCGGCCGAGCCGGTCCGGGCGGTGCCGGCCCGGACCGGCTCGGCCGGCGCCGAAAGCCGCCAGCTTCCGGCGCTCGCTCCCCGGGAGGTGCAGACCCTACGGCTGATCGCCCGGGGTCTCACCCACGCACAGGCCGCCCGGGAGCTGGGACTGACCGCCGCCACCGTCGACACCTACGTGAAGCGGATCCGGACCAAGCTCGCCGTGGGCAACAAGGCCGAGCTGACCAGGCGGGCGATCGAGTTCGGTTACGTACCGGCGCAGCTGGCCACCACCGGCTCCTGA